Proteins encoded by one window of Rhodobacteraceae bacterium IMCC1335:
- a CDS encoding extracellular solute-binding protein, whose protein sequence is MKFNTLIVAGVMGLSISASAASAAKLTFYCSAQEDWCQLMARSFEDATGINVNMTRKSSGETFAQIRAEASNPKGDVWWGGTGDPHLQAAEEGLTAEYMSPMRDQLHPWAISQAKSAGNKTIGIYSGALGYGYNTEVLAANNLPEPGCWKDLLKPEYKGHVQMANPNSSGTAYTTLASMVQIFGEDEGFEFMKGLHSNINQYTKSGSAPIKAAGRGENTIGIVFMHDAVKQAVSGFPVKVVAPCEGTGYEIGSMSIIDGARNMDEAKAFYDWALTAEAQNLALEVNAFQVPSNTGAKTSPSAPDMSSIKLIDYNFKKYGSSSERKRLLKKWDDDVSVLPQ, encoded by the coding sequence ATGAAATTTAATACACTTATTGTTGCGGGCGTTATGGGCCTTTCCATTTCGGCAAGCGCTGCAAGTGCTGCAAAACTTACCTTTTACTGCAGTGCACAAGAAGATTGGTGCCAATTGATGGCGCGCAGCTTTGAAGATGCCACCGGAATAAATGTAAATATGACCCGAAAATCATCCGGTGAAACTTTTGCCCAGATCCGGGCGGAAGCCTCGAATCCTAAAGGTGATGTCTGGTGGGGCGGTACTGGGGATCCTCATCTGCAGGCAGCAGAAGAAGGCCTCACAGCAGAATATATGTCACCAATGCGGGACCAATTGCACCCTTGGGCGATCAGCCAAGCAAAAAGTGCTGGCAACAAAACGATCGGTATCTATTCAGGAGCGCTGGGTTATGGCTATAATACAGAGGTATTAGCAGCCAATAATCTGCCCGAACCAGGCTGCTGGAAAGACCTTTTGAAGCCCGAATATAAAGGCCATGTTCAAATGGCGAACCCGAATTCATCGGGAACCGCCTATACCACGCTGGCCTCTATGGTTCAGATCTTTGGCGAAGATGAAGGTTTTGAATTCATGAAAGGGCTGCATTCAAATATAAACCAATATACAAAATCAGGCTCTGCACCGATCAAGGCGGCAGGTCGTGGTGAAAACACCATTGGTATCGTTTTCATGCATGATGCGGTGAAACAAGCTGTTTCGGGCTTTCCTGTGAAAGTCGTCGCCCCCTGCGAAGGTACCGGCTATGAAATTGGATCAATGTCCATTATTGATGGCGCGCGCAATATGGATGAAGCCAAAGCCTTTTATGACTGGGCATTGACTGCCGAAGCGCAAAACCTGGCTTTAGAAGTTAACGCCTTCCAAGTGCCGTCAAATACAGGGGCAAAAACCTCTCCAAGCGCACCGGATATGTCTTCGATCAAATTGATTGACTACAACTTCAAGAAATATGGCTCTTCAAGCGAAAGAAAGCGTCTTTTGAAAAAATGGGATGATGACGTATCCGTTCTTCCCCAATAA
- a CDS encoding nuclear transport factor 2 family protein, with translation MTRLDTARAFFEACDYGKGWKDCQAYCHKDASFETDSETLAGVDSLDIYCDWMTEASAMFDDNVEVEVKAEAHDRDKDIVLIYAEIRGNVIIGPKPMFMKTDYVYAIHFNGEKISHITKVWELKLPS, from the coding sequence ATGACTAGGCTAGACACGGCGCGAGCGTTTTTTGAAGCATGTGACTATGGCAAAGGTTGGAAAGACTGCCAGGCATATTGTCACAAGGACGCGTCCTTTGAGACCGATTCTGAAACCCTTGCTGGCGTAGACAGTTTAGATATTTATTGCGATTGGATGACAGAGGCGTCAGCAATGTTTGATGACAATGTTGAAGTTGAAGTGAAAGCCGAAGCTCATGATCGCGATAAGGATATTGTGCTGATTTATGCTGAAATACGGGGCAACGTGATTATCGGTCCAAAGCCGATGTTTATGAAGACAGATTATGTGTATGCAATTCATTTCAATGGTGAGAAAATAAGTCACATTACTAAGGTCTGGGAACTTAAGTTGCCCTCTTAA
- a CDS encoding branched-chain amino acid--2-keto-4-methylthiobutyrate aminotransferase: protein MDFSAGAAWMNGQIIPVSEAKISVFDWGLTRSDITYDVVHVWEGAFFRFEEYLDRFEVSMKKMRLDVGMDRSAIRNALIELVATSGLRSAYVSMVASRGTPLIPGTRDPRACKNYFYAWAVPFIWVIPEAVAKRGAHISVARDSRRIPPNSVDPTVKNYHWGDMTAALFQALDAGYDTTVLLDHNNLVTEGPGFNIFAVINGSVVTPKSGMLEGISRKTVLEICEALSIPCAATDISEEAFMNAEEVFTATTAGGPVPVTRVNGRIFGNDAIGPLTAKILHTYWEWHKREDLALKICYAPTGDLT from the coding sequence ATGGATTTTTCGGCAGGGGCGGCATGGATGAACGGTCAGATTATACCCGTTTCAGAAGCCAAAATATCCGTTTTTGATTGGGGCTTAACGCGCTCTGACATTACCTATGACGTGGTTCACGTATGGGAAGGCGCTTTTTTCCGCTTTGAGGAGTATTTAGATCGTTTTGAAGTTTCAATGAAAAAAATGCGTCTTGATGTGGGCATGGATAGAAGTGCCATTCGAAATGCTTTGATTGAGTTGGTCGCAACCTCCGGATTACGGTCCGCATATGTCTCTATGGTGGCCTCACGCGGAACGCCCCTAATTCCGGGCACGCGTGACCCAAGAGCCTGCAAAAACTATTTTTATGCTTGGGCGGTTCCATTTATATGGGTGATACCAGAGGCTGTCGCAAAACGCGGCGCGCATATTTCTGTTGCGCGGGATTCGAGGCGAATTCCACCAAATTCGGTTGATCCCACGGTAAAGAATTATCATTGGGGTGATATGACAGCGGCGTTATTTCAAGCATTAGACGCTGGATATGACACCACTGTTTTGCTGGATCATAATAATCTGGTGACCGAAGGACCAGGGTTCAACATATTTGCAGTGATTAACGGAAGCGTTGTCACACCAAAATCGGGAATGCTTGAAGGAATTTCCCGCAAAACTGTATTAGAAATCTGCGAGGCATTAAGTATCCCCTGCGCGGCGACCGATATCAGCGAAGAGGCGTTTATGAATGCCGAAGAAGTTTTCACAGCTACGACCGCCGGGGGGCCGGTTCCAGTTACGCGCGTAAATGGCCGTATTTTTGGAAATGACGCAATTGGCCCCCTCACAGCAAAGATCTTACACACTTATTGGGAGTGGCACAAACGTGAAGATTTGGCGTTAAAGATCTGCTATGCTCCTACGGGCGATTTGACCTGA
- a CDS encoding hydroxymethylglutaryl-CoA lyase, whose protein sequence is MSDLPNFVEIFEEGPREGFQIEPGPISTAQKIKLVDALSNTGLKNIQVCSFVNPRLVPGWADAEEVVDGFTAVEGVNYTGLYFNRKGLDRALEYKDKLTLSGSISLTASEGFTQKNLNRSHIENLAAMKRHAITLFDHKISVNNIGVMAAFGCNYQGDIAPTCVVDILKDGMRIAEETGAKITDFSLADTMGWASPHKIESVLGEVRNEWPEMQISLHLHDTRGLAVANAYAALKMGIRRFDSTVAGLGGCPFAGQPQAAGNICTEELVLLCEELGIETGVNLDALIEVGRLAEDIVGHQLPSELVHAGSLNAFRRNI, encoded by the coding sequence ATTTCTGATTTACCAAATTTTGTCGAAATTTTTGAAGAGGGACCACGAGAGGGGTTTCAAATTGAACCTGGTCCTATATCGACGGCTCAAAAAATAAAGCTTGTAGATGCTTTATCAAATACTGGTTTGAAAAATATTCAAGTTTGCTCTTTCGTGAATCCACGGTTAGTGCCGGGTTGGGCAGACGCAGAAGAAGTAGTGGATGGCTTTACTGCAGTCGAGGGTGTAAATTATACGGGGCTCTATTTTAATAGGAAGGGTTTGGACAGAGCGCTTGAATATAAAGATAAGTTAACGCTATCTGGTTCAATTTCCCTAACTGCTTCGGAAGGTTTTACTCAGAAAAATTTAAATAGATCCCACATTGAGAATTTGGCAGCCATGAAACGGCATGCCATAACCCTTTTTGATCATAAGATCAGCGTCAATAATATAGGAGTGATGGCAGCTTTTGGTTGCAATTATCAAGGTGATATTGCGCCAACTTGCGTTGTGGATATTTTGAAAGATGGAATGCGGATAGCGGAAGAGACAGGTGCTAAGATCACAGATTTCTCTCTGGCAGATACAATGGGTTGGGCGTCCCCTCACAAAATTGAAAGTGTCTTAGGAGAAGTGCGTAATGAGTGGCCAGAGATGCAGATATCCCTTCACCTTCATGATACTCGGGGTTTAGCCGTTGCAAATGCATATGCTGCGTTAAAAATGGGAATTCGCAGATTCGATTCTACAGTTGCTGGCTTAGGAGGGTGTCCATTTGCTGGGCAGCCACAAGCGGCTGGTAATATTTGTACCGAAGAACTCGTTTTACTTTGTGAAGAATTAGGAATTGAAACCGGAGTAAATTTAGATGCGCTGATAGAAGTTGGGCGATTGGCAGAAGATATTGTTGGGCACCAGCTTCCTAGTGAGTTGGTCCATGCTGGCAGCCTAAATGCCTTTCGGCGTAATATTTAG
- a CDS encoding DoxX family membrane protein translates to MEKAATFAAPVSRVFISLIFVMFGLNKLFNYGATAGWMEAMGVPSFLLPFVIILEVFGGIAIIIGWQTRWIALGLAGFSILSALIFHNNFADQNEMASFMKNIAIAGGFLFFFVNGAGAWSLDEKKDASVEK, encoded by the coding sequence ATGGAAAAAGCAGCTACATTTGCAGCGCCAGTGAGCAGGGTATTCATCTCGCTTATCTTCGTAATGTTTGGATTAAATAAGTTGTTCAACTACGGCGCTACTGCGGGTTGGATGGAGGCAATGGGCGTCCCAAGTTTTCTTCTACCTTTTGTTATAATCTTAGAGGTGTTCGGGGGCATCGCTATCATCATTGGCTGGCAAACCCGTTGGATTGCTTTGGGATTGGCAGGTTTCAGCATTCTATCTGCTCTAATTTTTCATAATAATTTTGCTGATCAAAATGAAATGGCAAGTTTTATGAAAAATATTGCAATTGCTGGAGGTTTTTTATTTTTTTTCGTAAACGGCGCAGGTGCTTGGTCTTTAGACGAAAAAAAAGACGCGTCTGTTGAAAAGTAG
- a CDS encoding VOC family protein: MRKIQAQGIHHITLTGADRQTSIDFWEGLLGFALIFDQPNLDDPSQGHLYFAAGHGQTITVFTDESRKPSGTLLKDQIGAVHHLAFSVSRVVLTQISDRLKERGIKHTSVKDRGFMNSIYFHDPLGLRVELACYRFEPPEGSTHADVLAEAHRLRVANGDPAIADIHLADAIENITAKRQPRMLE, from the coding sequence ATGCGCAAGATACAAGCTCAAGGGATACATCATATCACTTTGACTGGTGCAGACCGCCAAACCTCGATTGATTTTTGGGAAGGTTTGTTGGGCTTTGCTTTAATATTTGACCAACCTAATTTAGATGATCCTTCTCAAGGCCATCTCTATTTTGCCGCCGGTCATGGCCAAACCATCACAGTTTTTACGGATGAAAGCCGAAAGCCATCGGGAACTTTGCTAAAAGATCAGATAGGGGCCGTGCATCATCTCGCCTTCTCCGTGTCACGCGTGGTCCTGACCCAAATCAGCGATCGATTAAAGGAGCGCGGCATCAAGCATACCTCGGTTAAAGACCGCGGATTTATGAACAGCATATATTTTCATGACCCGCTCGGGTTGCGTGTTGAGCTGGCATGTTACCGGTTTGAACCGCCAGAAGGGTCAACGCATGCTGACGTTTTGGCCGAGGCGCACCGCCTGCGCGTTGCGAATGGTGATCCGGCGATTGCGGACATTCACCTTGCCGATGCTATTGAAAATATCACTGCGAAACGTCAGCCGCGGATGCTAGAATAA
- a CDS encoding phosphate starvation-inducible protein PhoH has translation MEKIRKLKLDWYNFITLMEKSLLVVIAFLTAYAVLVEIISVVSIRAVKLTDLLLLFIYAEVLGMVAAFYKYRKIPITVPIFIAITALCRLIILQGKGINTIDLLYESSAILLLAVSALVIRWNLVNLIRPGSAADVKERD, from the coding sequence ATGGAAAAGATAAGAAAATTGAAACTTGACTGGTATAATTTCATCACTTTGATGGAAAAATCGCTGCTTGTCGTAATTGCATTTTTAACCGCCTACGCCGTTTTAGTTGAGATTATATCAGTGGTGTCTATCCGTGCAGTGAAGCTGACCGATCTTTTGTTATTGTTTATTTATGCTGAGGTTTTAGGAATGGTCGCCGCATTTTATAAATATAGGAAGATCCCGATAACAGTTCCAATTTTTATAGCAATAACAGCGCTTTGCCGTTTGATTATATTGCAAGGCAAGGGAATAAATACCATTGATTTACTGTATGAAAGTAGCGCTATCTTGCTGCTGGCAGTGTCAGCGTTGGTGATCCGCTGGAATTTGGTAAACTTGATCCGTCCAGGATCCGCTGCTGATGTAAAAGAGCGCGATTAG
- a CDS encoding nucleoside recognition domain-containing protein, with protein MTLFSIDLKELAEDIVSVSWSLFRVMIPTLIVVKIAQDLGAVDILDIWLQPITEFIGLPTALSIVLTTTMLTNPYAGLIVLASIDMISDLSVAETSILASFMLFAHALPVEAVISRQAGTKIIFVVCLRVLTAVIFCFLLNQVLTNFDLLQHKAMIHLPEFQVTPSWFEWSVDQVKGLIFIQIVIIVLLTALAILKIVGIERLIALCMRPFLNLIKIDENASTIMVVGLTLGLGFGGGLMIKEVKAGHVNKMQALSALVFINLFHSVFEDTALMMLLGPSLLVILVLRFLFCVLVAFLLITAFRILAWPIVEWACVNSKSFPSTANGHPDREAIF; from the coding sequence ATGACCTTATTTTCGATTGATCTCAAAGAACTGGCTGAGGACATCGTTTCAGTTTCCTGGTCCTTATTTCGCGTAATGATTCCTACTTTGATCGTGGTAAAAATTGCGCAAGACTTGGGTGCTGTGGATATTCTTGATATTTGGCTCCAACCGATCACTGAATTTATTGGCTTGCCTACCGCGTTGTCTATTGTACTGACAACGACAATGCTCACAAACCCCTATGCTGGCTTGATCGTTCTGGCATCTATTGACATGATCAGCGACCTTAGTGTCGCTGAAACAAGTATACTTGCGAGCTTCATGTTATTCGCCCATGCTTTGCCAGTTGAGGCTGTGATTTCTCGACAGGCGGGTACAAAAATAATTTTCGTTGTCTGCTTGCGCGTTTTAACGGCTGTTATTTTTTGTTTTTTACTGAATCAAGTTTTAACAAACTTTGATTTATTGCAACATAAAGCAATGATACATCTACCAGAATTTCAAGTTACGCCATCTTGGTTCGAATGGAGTGTGGATCAAGTCAAAGGTCTGATCTTTATTCAAATTGTGATAATTGTGTTATTAACGGCGCTGGCAATCCTCAAGATCGTCGGCATTGAAAGGCTTATAGCGCTTTGTATGCGGCCTTTTTTGAATTTAATTAAGATAGATGAAAATGCTTCGACAATTATGGTTGTTGGATTAACCCTAGGCTTAGGTTTTGGTGGTGGTTTAATGATCAAAGAGGTAAAGGCTGGCCATGTAAATAAGATGCAGGCTTTAAGTGCCTTGGTTTTTATTAATTTATTTCACTCGGTTTTTGAAGATACAGCTCTGATGATGCTTTTGGGGCCCAGTTTGCTGGTGATCTTAGTCCTACGCTTTTTATTTTGTGTGCTGGTTGCCTTTCTCTTGATTACGGCCTTCAGGATCTTAGCTTGGCCAATTGTTGAATGGGCGTGCGTGAATTCCAAAAGCTTCCCATCAACTGCGAACGGTCATCCAGATCGAGAGGCCATTTTTTAG
- a CDS encoding transposase, producing MARKRYSDEDALKVLREIDVYLYDGLDVVSSCRKARISDKTYYHWRKKFGGLVRSQLSEMRALRKENERLKEILTKLQLDKLIQVIGF from the coding sequence ATGGCACGGAAACGGTATTCGGACGAAGATGCTCTAAAGGTTTTGCGTGAGATTGACGTATATTTATATGATGGTCTGGATGTCGTGAGTTCCTGCCGTAAGGCTAGGATTTCAGATAAGACCTATTACCATTGGCGTAAGAAGTTTGGCGGTTTAGTACGCTCCCAGCTTTCAGAGATGCGTGCTCTTCGTAAAGAGAACGAGCGTTTAAAGGAGATCCTCACAAAGCTGCAGCTCGACAAGCTGATCCAAGTAATTGGATTTTAA
- a CDS encoding GFA family protein, which yields MQMPDTRVVNKDEPITGGCLCKKIKFLSASKPKWISICHCRMCQKAYGNPSAIFVAFEKGYLEFVSGSPKFYKSSDIAKRGFCSDCGSPVIFSYETLDAVFVGTLDDPENWQPNGCHLGIESQIPWEIIHDSLPQYRTEDDPEFKEVNSKQ from the coding sequence ATGCAGATGCCAGACACCAGAGTTGTAAATAAAGATGAGCCAATAACAGGTGGATGCCTCTGCAAAAAAATAAAATTTCTATCTGCCAGTAAACCTAAATGGATTTCTATCTGCCACTGCAGAATGTGCCAAAAAGCATATGGGAATCCCTCAGCAATTTTCGTAGCTTTTGAAAAAGGTTATCTAGAATTTGTATCTGGATCACCAAAATTTTATAAATCTTCTGATATTGCAAAAAGGGGTTTTTGCTCAGACTGCGGCAGTCCGGTAATATTTTCCTACGAAACTCTAGATGCAGTTTTTGTTGGAACCCTCGACGATCCCGAAAATTGGCAACCAAATGGCTGTCATCTTGGGATTGAAAGTCAAATACCGTGGGAAATAATACATGATAGCTTACCTCAATATCGAACCGAGGACGATCCAGAATTCAAGGAAGTTAATTCCAAACAATAA